One Burkholderia cepacia genomic window carries:
- a CDS encoding undecaprenyl-phosphate glucose phosphotransferase produces the protein MRRAAVTAADVALVLMGVLIAQAWAGLAWRDLTDAQRGAIALLCALTLMLLPRGARAAGEGGWAALSRIVVAIACAGLLTVAGATWIMSRGATMSTRWIARTVLAGDAALLLGRAAMLAVARRRGDARGRPRRVALVGATAYGRAALDRMRLAPQPSYVAVCVFDEADAARKERDIGGVPVIDDWGELRGRIRAGLIDEVWLTLPMSHEWRIQRIVRELRDEFVELRLLPDVRQMAMVDRSATDVLGMPAINLATTPRSAPELWAKFAFDRAFALAVLVPLLPVLAALAVAVKLSSPGPVLFRQRRKGVDGREFDILKFRTMRVHRAQPGVVRQASRNDARITRVGAFLRRTSLDELPQFFNVLFGQMSVVGPRPHAIEHDDLYRQLIDCYMYRYRVRPGITGWAQVNGYRGETRKVEAMEARVKFDLFYMQNWSFWFDMKIILLTVVRGFIGRNAF, from the coding sequence ATGCGGCGCGCGGCGGTAACTGCGGCCGACGTCGCGCTGGTGCTGATGGGCGTACTGATCGCGCAGGCATGGGCGGGGCTTGCGTGGCGCGATCTCACGGATGCGCAGCGCGGCGCGATCGCCTTGCTGTGCGCGCTGACGCTGATGTTGCTGCCGCGCGGCGCACGCGCGGCCGGCGAAGGCGGTTGGGCCGCGCTGTCGCGGATCGTGGTCGCCATCGCGTGCGCGGGCCTGCTGACGGTCGCGGGCGCGACGTGGATCATGAGTCGCGGCGCGACGATGTCGACGCGCTGGATCGCGCGCACGGTGCTCGCGGGCGACGCGGCGCTGTTGCTCGGCAGGGCCGCGATGCTGGCGGTCGCGCGGCGGCGCGGCGACGCGCGCGGACGGCCGCGCCGGGTCGCGCTCGTCGGCGCGACCGCATACGGCCGTGCGGCGCTGGACCGGATGCGGCTGGCGCCGCAGCCCTCGTACGTGGCCGTCTGCGTGTTCGACGAGGCCGACGCCGCGCGCAAGGAGCGCGACATCGGCGGCGTGCCGGTGATCGACGACTGGGGCGAATTGCGCGGCCGGATACGCGCCGGCCTGATCGACGAGGTGTGGCTTACGTTGCCGATGTCGCACGAGTGGCGGATCCAGCGCATCGTCCGCGAGTTGCGCGACGAGTTCGTGGAATTGCGGCTGTTGCCCGACGTGCGGCAGATGGCGATGGTCGATCGCTCGGCGACCGACGTGCTCGGCATGCCGGCGATCAATCTCGCGACCACGCCGCGCTCGGCGCCGGAGCTGTGGGCGAAGTTCGCGTTCGACCGCGCGTTCGCGCTGGCGGTGCTGGTGCCGCTGCTGCCGGTGCTCGCGGCGCTAGCGGTGGCGGTCAAGCTGTCGTCGCCGGGGCCCGTGCTGTTCAGGCAGCGTCGCAAGGGCGTCGACGGCCGGGAGTTCGACATCCTGAAGTTCCGGACGATGCGCGTGCACCGCGCACAACCGGGCGTCGTGCGGCAGGCGTCGCGCAACGATGCGCGCATCACGCGCGTCGGTGCGTTCCTGCGGCGCACGTCGCTCGACGAGCTGCCGCAGTTCTTCAATGTACTGTTCGGGCAGATGTCGGTCGTCGGCCCGCGTCCGCATGCGATCGAACACGACGACCTTTACCGGCAACTGATCGACTGCTACATGTACCGCTACCGCGTGCGGCCCGGCATCACCGGATGGGCACAGGTGAACGGCTATCGCGGTGAGACGCGCAAGGTCGAGGCGATGGAGGCGCGCGTCAAGTTCGACTTGTTCTACATGCAGAACTGGAGCTTCTGGTTCGACATGAAGATCATCCTGTTGACGGTCGTGCGAGGCTTCATCGGCCGGAATGCCTTTTGA
- a CDS encoding Crp/Fnr family transcriptional regulator has product MLHLRSSLSANAILDALPEDSIRTIAPHLELVRIKPGELGRVGEPARYMHFPATAMMSVQHLMEDGAMVEVAVVGSEGLVGLSGLIGGSAASNRFEVRIGGMAYRVPSCVMRAEFERSPETYRLLLSYCQAAMAQISRGALCNRHHSVSEQLSRWLLLAHDRIDGDELAVTQQTIANMLGVRREGVTEAAGYLQEAGLIRQRRGRITVLDRDGLEQQACECYGLIRAEYRKLLGARASACATPFRVPMPEARGARPPHGA; this is encoded by the coding sequence ATGCTTCATCTTCGATCGAGCCTTTCGGCGAACGCGATTCTCGACGCGCTGCCGGAGGACAGCATCCGCACCATCGCACCGCATCTCGAACTGGTCAGGATCAAGCCCGGCGAACTCGGCCGGGTGGGCGAGCCGGCGCGTTACATGCACTTTCCGGCGACCGCGATGATGTCGGTGCAGCACCTGATGGAGGACGGTGCGATGGTCGAGGTCGCCGTGGTCGGCAGCGAAGGGCTCGTCGGACTGTCGGGTCTGATCGGCGGCAGCGCGGCGTCGAATCGCTTCGAGGTCCGCATCGGCGGGATGGCCTATCGTGTGCCGAGCTGCGTGATGCGCGCCGAATTCGAGCGATCGCCGGAGACTTACCGGCTGCTGCTCAGCTACTGCCAGGCAGCGATGGCGCAGATCTCGCGCGGCGCGCTGTGCAACCGGCATCACTCGGTCAGCGAGCAGCTCAGCCGCTGGCTGCTGCTCGCGCACGACCGCATCGACGGCGACGAACTGGCGGTCACGCAGCAGACGATCGCGAACATGCTCGGCGTGCGGCGCGAAGGCGTGACGGAAGCGGCCGGGTATCTGCAGGAGGCGGGCCTGATCCGGCAGCGCCGCGGCCGCATCACGGTGCTCGACCGCGACGGCCTCGAGCAGCAAGCATGTGAATGCTACGGCCTGATTCGCGCGGAATACCGCAAGCTGCTCGGCGCGCGCGCAAGCGCGTGCGCAACGCCGTTCCGCGTGCCGATGCCGGAAGCGCGCGGCGCACGTCCGCCGCACGGTGCATGA